From the genome of Bombus vancouverensis nearcticus chromosome 4, iyBomVanc1_principal, whole genome shotgun sequence:
TCGACGCAACGCGTCTTTTTATAGATTCTTATGAAAATAAATGATATCTATTAAATTTTCTTCTATAAAAATTAATCATTCAGTATAAACTGCAATTTTTCTTATGGCAACAACCTGTAATGACAAAAATcgcgcttatcatttttgtgtgCCGACTGTTCATGGCCGAATACTATACCGAACATGACAAAGGAATTTTGCTGATACTGATATTTATTTCTTACTATGATATTTTTTGATCTTATAAAGAATTCTTAGTAAAAATAAAAGCTATATAATTTTACTTCTATTTAGTTTCAAGAGATAAGTATAACACAAAACTACGTAAACATCATATGTTCAGTTTTAAAAACTAAatacattaattttttaattacattttatatgaTTATCATATACGATCTTATTCACactataaatgaaaaattttacaaattattttttatatgtttaacGAATATCTTGTATATGTAAAATGTCTATTATTTATTCTATGTATAAAAACAAAAGTTTGAAGACGCCTATATTTTCtatcaaaaattaaaattaagggAAAAAcatgttaaattattattattaaattttatagagtACAAAAGTATTTTTGAAGTATAACAATATTAATCATAatgcatatatatttatatatttatgataaaaatacatagtttaatgtaaatagattataatatcgaaattaatttcttaattattcatatataatgataattcattaaatatgtaatatataaatatatatatatcatatatattatatgttatcataaaatagtaataaataaaatatatatcataAGGAAACATATTATGTGTTAAGAAAGTTATGCTTGTTAgtaacaaaaataaatgaaacattaaGATTATTATGTTTATAGTACAACTTAAGTGGTTATGTAGGCATTATATAAATGACATAAAGACATTAACTTTAATAGATTAAATTGGTagataaaaactaaaatagtttagtcataaattaaaattattttttatttatcagcattatatatattttatttaatgattCATATCTCTTTGTTGAAATTAATCAAATGCCTTGTGTTATAACAGTGAAGATTTGGCGACAGCAATTCTTCGAAAGAAGGACAAACCAAATAGATTATTAGTGGATGAAGCTATTGCAGATGACAATTCTGTAGTAGCTCTTTCTCAAGCAAAAATGGATGAATTGCAACTTTTCCGAGGAGATACAGTATTGTTGAAAGGAAAAAGACGCAAAGAAACTGTGTGCATTGTTCTTTCTGACGATACATGCCCTGATGAAAAAATTCGCATGAACCGtgttataagaaataatttgcGTGTACGTTTAAGTGATGTTGTTTCTGTACAAGCATGTCCAGAAGTTAAATATGGAAAACGCATTCACGTACTACCAATGGATGATACAGTAACTGGTCTTACAGGGTAATCAATAGCttttttacaaaaatgaaaaatatatttttcatattttaattttaattttaactatatcatatttttaaataatgagTTAATTTTAAATGACATGTAATTTTgatattcaaaattattttattatttactcgTTATTATTGTCTTTTTGTTTTAcatatataaagatacaaaatgTACCTAATGTAATAATTGCTCTAGTCAAAATAACATTAGGTATATTTTACATCTTTCCAACTAATATTtaagatacataaaataattacatataaagTAACAAATGAAATGAAATCAATACTTTTTTTAGTTTAACCTGAAAGCAGAGGTGCATATATTCTAGTATTTTGGCATTGCATGCTAAtcgaaacaataaattttataaatcgaagtaaaattatattaaagttAGGCAAAATATGGCTACTTACTTTCACTTATTTTCctcaattaatttaaaaaattagtttttaatatagttaaaaatttaatattatgataaaaagtatatatttaatatatatttattacaacagatatgtttgaaaatatgtgatataaaaaatataatataatgttcaGTTTATAGAAGGTACACCATTACAATATGCAATATTAAGATAGTTGTCTATACCAATATATAATGTAATCATATCATTACCaaccttttatatatttatgcttTCAGTTCATTAAATACTTCATATTTAATACTTATTATGTtaatattttttgtcaaaaatgtattattattttaaattcatataAATCAAGTATAACACAGAACACATAACAAAGGTGGTTGATACATTTAGGTAATTCCCTTACACAATAACAACTTTAAAACTGGGAGCatttgtgaataaagtaaaatgattttaattaatacaaaatgatattaattatatatgtatgcaaACACCCTGTTTTAATGTATAATGTAAATATCAATACAAATTACCTTATGTTCTAAAGaccatatgtatatttttatatatatatatatatacttatatatgtaCTTGAAGgggttaaaaaatatatttatatttagactTTCTAATAGATGTGTAAATAGAGTGTAATGTGTTCTGTGTacataaaaaagtaaaaaggaAATTCACATTATtggtaatttaatattatattttaattaatcattacTTCTTTTTAGATATACATAAAGTTTAATTATAAAGTAACTTACTTTTTTGTTATAGAAACTTATTTGAAGTATATTTAAAACCATACTTCTTAGAAGCTTATCGTCCTGTTCAtaaagatgataattttattgtaCGTGGTGGTATGCGTGTTGTAGAATTTAAAGTAGTAGAAACAGATCCTGGGCCATTTTGTATTGTAGCTCCTGATACAATTATTCATTGTGAAGGTGATGCTATTAAGAGGGAGGTCAGTTCAGTATAATCTTTCAACaagtatttatttctttatatcgtaatataaatatgtaaaaacatTGTAGGAGGAAGAAGAGGCTTTAAATGCTGTAGGTTACGATGATATTGGTGGTGTTCGCAAACAATTAGCTCAAATTAAAGAAATGGTAGAATTACCTTTAAGGCATCCATCTTTGTTTAAAGTTATTGGCGTTAAACCACCTCGTGGTATTCTTTTATATGGCCCGCCAGGCACAGGAAAGACCCTTATTGCTCGAGCTGTTGCAAATGAAACAGgagcatttttctttcttatcaaTGGTATGTTAGTCTttaaatatagtataatatttttttattttagaatgtTACTCAATTTGATATATTGAAAGGTCCTGAGATTATGAGTAAACTTGCGGGAGAGTCAGAAAGTAATTTAAGAAAAGCATTTGAAGAGGCTGAAAAAAATTCACCAGCTATAATTTTCATTGATGAACTTGATGCCATTGCTCCAAAAAGGGAAAAGGTTTTTATTATTCATCTTATTTTATACACTTACAAATTGAATGTATGATTTATATGTTCTTTTCCATCTAGACTCATGGAGAAGTAGAAAGACGTATAGTGTCTCAGTTGTTGACTTTAATGGATGGCATGAAACAAAGTTCCCATGTTATTGTAATGGCTGCTACTAATCGACCTAACAGCATTGATCCTGCATTGCGGCGTTTTGGTCGTTTTGATAAAGAAATTGATATTGGAATACCTGATGCTACTGGTCGTTTAGAAATTTTACGAATTCATACGAAAAACATGAAACTTGCAGATGATGTTGAATTAGAAGAGGTTTATATAATTAAGTTTGAagttattaaattgtttattttaatagtatttacTGAATTAATGCAATCGTTTAGATTGCAGCGGAAACACATGGGCATGTAGGAGCTGATTTGGCTTCATTATGCTCTGAGGCAGCATTACAACAAATCCGTGAGAAAATGGATCTCATTGACttggaagaagaacatatagatgCTGAAGTTTTATCTTCCCTTGCCGTTACTATGGATAATTTCAAGGTAATTACCTCATGCATGAAACTTTTTCGATCCAATCAGTATATGATTGACTATACGTATATCAGTATGTTTACTATGAATTTACTCTGAAATTTACTATAAATCTTCTTATTTTCtatgtattattattagttttatttataaCCATAAGGATATGCAAAAGGGATCTTGCTGAACTATTTCTCCAATCATATGTTTTCTCCAGACTTCCTGTTATTGCTACATAGTTATCAGTAAATTGTAGATATTTATGcacatttatattttcatagacgtaatttaaaaaattgaaccTAAATAGAAGATTGTTTTATCTACTAAATATTGTGCAAAATAttatactttagatattttatttatttttgcacATTATACAAGATATgtgcatttttacatttttaaatttcccataaatgtataaagatCTGCAGTTTAGTCGTTAGTTTTGAAAAATTCTTCTGTTTATTTGATCTTAACAATAAAGCTATCCAAATTCGTTTTCTTATTTCAATGATTAGTTTAGTCTTAGCAACTATAATATTGTTAAGTTttcgaaaattaatttgaaattaatagtGATATTCAAATAGTGACGACTGCACTGTAATGACATTGAAATTGAAAGACATTCATAAATACTGTAAATATTGTCGTATctgagaaattaaattaaatttataaacgtattgtacaatataaacaatgttataatttacaatattataaataattttatatttttactttaGTATGCTATGACTAAGAGTAGTCCAAGTGCTTTGCGAGAAACTATTGTAGAAGTTCCAACTGTGACATGGGATGATATTGGAGGTTTACAAAATGTTAAAATGGAATTACAGGAGTTGGTACAGGTAAGAAAATTGCTAAGTAAActactataaataataaactagactaaatactaaataaatattatagctatacaataaaattatgaGATTAAAGTATGTTTCCTTTGTTATCTAGTATCCAGTTGAACATCCAGATAAATTCTTAAAATTTGGTATGCAACCATCCAGAGGTGTATTATTTTATGGACCCCCTGGTTGTGGTAAAACATTACTGGCTAAAGCAATAGCTAATGAATGTCAAGCAAATTTTATTTCTGTAAAGGGTCCAGAATTATTAACAATGTGGTTTGGTGAATCTGAGGCGAATGTCAGAGATGTTTTTGATAAAGTAAGTAATTTAAATTCAAAAACATAAAacacaattattttatttattataatcatattTATAGGCAAGAGCCGCAGCTCCTTGTGTATTATTCTTTGATGAACTCGATTCTATCGCCAAATCTCGTGGTGGTACACTGGGGGATGCTGGTGGAGCAGCAGACCGCGTGATAAATCAAATTTTGACAGAAATGGATGGTATGGGCGcaaagaaaaatgtatttatcATAGGAGCTACTAATCGTCCTGATATTATTGATCCCGCTATTCTACGACCTGGCAGATTAGATCAGCTGATTTATATACCATTACCAGATGAAAAGTCTCGAGAAGCGATTTTTAGAGCTAACCTTCGAAAATCACCTGTAGCGAAGGTAgagaaaattaaatacattTGTATCTCTAGTAATATTCTACATTTTGCTTCAATGCGTCCTAGTTGCCTaatcatatcattaatatttgtGTTATAGGATGTAGATTTGAGCTACATAGCTAAAGTAACACATGGTTTTTCGGGTGCTGATATAACAGAAATTTGTCAGCGTGCATGCAAACTTGCTATTAGACAAAGCATTGAAACTGAGATtcgaagagaaaaagaacgtGCTAGTAATCCATCAGCATCTATGGACGTGAGTATCTAAATGTTTTAAtgttacatatataatttatattattatattatatattattacacatTTTAATCAGTTTCATACTTGTTattgataattttatatatgATATTATAGATGGATGAAGATGATCCTGTACCAGAGAT
Proteins encoded in this window:
- the TER94 gene encoding transitional endoplasmic reticulum ATPase TER94 — protein: MGEPKSEDLATAILRKKDKPNRLLVDEAIADDNSVVALSQAKMDELQLFRGDTVLLKGKRRKETVCIVLSDDTCPDEKIRMNRVIRNNLRVRLSDVVSVQACPEVKYGKRIHVLPMDDTVTGLTGNLFEVYLKPYFLEAYRPVHKDDNFIVRGGMRVVEFKVVETDPGPFCIVAPDTIIHCEGDAIKREEEEEALNAVGYDDIGGVRKQLAQIKEMVELPLRHPSLFKVIGVKPPRGILLYGPPGTGKTLIARAVANETGAFFFLINGPEIMSKLAGESESNLRKAFEEAEKNSPAIIFIDELDAIAPKREKTHGEVERRIVSQLLTLMDGMKQSSHVIVMAATNRPNSIDPALRRFGRFDKEIDIGIPDATGRLEILRIHTKNMKLADDVELEEIAAETHGHVGADLASLCSEAALQQIREKMDLIDLEEEHIDAEVLSSLAVTMDNFKYAMTKSSPSALRETIVEVPTVTWDDIGGLQNVKMELQELVQYPVEHPDKFLKFGMQPSRGVLFYGPPGCGKTLLAKAIANECQANFISVKGPELLTMWFGESEANVRDVFDKARAAAPCVLFFDELDSIAKSRGGTLGDAGGAADRVINQILTEMDGMGAKKNVFIIGATNRPDIIDPAILRPGRLDQLIYIPLPDEKSREAIFRANLRKSPVAKDVDLSYIAKVTHGFSGADITEICQRACKLAIRQSIETEIRREKERASNPSASMDMDEDDPVPEITRAHFEEAMRFARRSVSDNDIRKYEMFAQTLQQSRGFGSNFRFPQSGASGTQDTTQGDQTFQDDGDDDLYS